CAACTCATTTTAAGAAGGTAATATCTATTCTCAAATCGTCTCATTAAGATAGAAGATGATAGATAGGTGGGGTGCCGTGTCGAGGGGAATTGGGAATTGCAAATAGCGATCAACCCTcctcaacattttctttttttttttttaatatccgtGGGTGTCTGGGCTAACCTGtgcgcacctcgactaatcccatgAAGCCCTAGAGTTAACGGCCAGCTAAACCTCCAGTGACcctgaggggactcgaactagtgaccattggggagcaaacccaaggccCGACCAACTGAACTACCCCTCAGGATTCCTCGACATTTTCTAATTTGATGAGGAAGCAAGAAAGCAGTGGAAGCTTTCTGATGGACATTGTTTTGAAAGGGTAAAATGGTACCTTTGAGCTTTGATGTGGAAGTCTTTCTCAATGTGCCCGAAAAATAACTCCCAAAATGTCTCTCAATTACCAACTCAATAACAGATAAAGCAATTATTCTAGAGAGCAGCATTGAGAAGGAAGAGAAAATACAAGGCAAGACAACGAAAATCgtcagagaaaaataaagaagttgATCATTTACACAAACTATAACAAATGATTGCCCCCCTAGATCGATTACTTGATTCAAAGTTCTTGCAGGGATAACCGAGCCCTTACCCATTTCATACCTGCTCACAAGAAGCAAGCATTCTCCCTGGTAAGCTCTTCAGATTCTTATCACAGATCAACCGCGCAGGTATTTTCCACAACTCATCATATGGAGTCACTAGATGGAGCATTTACAGCAAACCCTTCAAGGCGCAATGACATTCATAAATTTCCTTTTCGCAAAAGCCAGCCACCATTTATTTGGAGTCCCATTGGGTCTATATGCAACACTCAATAATCTTCCACTTGTTTCCTCCCTGATCTGCTTCAAATAATTCCTCAGCAGCTCTGcattcaattattaaaaaaatgagaacaaAAAGTATATTTAATGCTTCAGTATTCAGTCACATGGAAGTGGGGATGTTTATGCAGAAGACCAGACTGACATATCACATGCCTGGATCATATATCAACATTCCCCACTTAAAAGTACTAAGGATCAATAACTTCATGCAGAAATGATATTTCAGTTCAAAGTTGAGTAATACAAGTCCaaactatgaaaaaaaaatgtgcagGGAAGGATGCCAAAATCTCATGACATATGAAGTACCCAAATCTTAAAGCATATCAATCTAAAAATCTTCAAGGAAAAATCATCGGTATTAAAATGATAAGAACATTATTTTAATATCACACATCATAAACAAAGATacagaaaataatgaaaaaggcATAGAAAGCAGAGTAGGTGGACTTTCTTTGAAGTTCAAACGAAAGGGCACCAATGCCACCAAATGAGATGTCATGCTCAAGAACTTGTCAGAATAACTAGGTAGAGAACAGTAGCAAAAGTTGACTTTATGATTCTATCCATATATACTATTCATTTCAAACATGTCTACTATTCATTTATAGATTAGAACTACTTGCTCAATTAACCATcatcatgaaaataaaaaatgaatcgAAAAATCAAACTAGGATGCTTACTCTACTCATCACAAAGTCCAAAAGTTTCGAACTAAATTTTCAATACATCATCCAATGTCAACATGAAGCTAcatcataaaatatcttcacatGTACAGAAGTTTTTTTTGGTATGTACTAAATAATTTATTGATGAGAATAATAGGCATAGATCATGTACGCAGGACATATACAAGATAGAAGTCAATGAATCCAAGAATAACCAACACTAGTGTTGGGGCAAACAACATGACAATAAGCTTTCTATCACACATTCTAATAATGAACACAAAAGACAGTGAGTGTCACCTGCTTCCTTCTGAGACTGAGGAAGGGGGAAAAGGCCAGGAAAAGGAAAACCAGGCTCCCCAGGGACAGGAACCTTTTCCAGACCCAAGTTGATGATGGCCTTGGTTCCTTCAGCCAAAGTTCTGCAGCCTTCAAGCCTCTTCAAAGCCACATTAATGTACAATGTCAAATAGATGAGGAGTTTATCCGCTGAGCTTTTGATATCAAAGTTTCGGAAGAAGACATTCGCGCGAAAGAATGTGATGGCTTCATCAACAATATCGGTTCTATCTGCACACACAGATGCTTCAATATacaaagataaaacaaaatggACATCTCACTCTTACTCAATTTTTCTTTCACAGATTCTTTTTCCTCCAAACAATGACTACGGATCTGTTATATTCATACCTCAATAGACAAAGGCTACCGACAAAAACTAAGTATATTTTTCACCAATGACATTAAAATACATGTATCAGTCTTGTCCACAGATGGCAACTGTAGCGGCCCAGCAATATGTGGGaggataaaaattttgtttgtatAGCTATCGTAAGAGAATGAAGCATTCGAAACAGTTAATCTCCATCGGCTTaaagataaagaaagaaaaaaccttGATCAGAAGCTGGAGCAGGGCCCTTTATATGGCTTTTCAGAGGGAGCAGAGGGCACCCGCAAGCTTTAGTCATTCCTTCCTCATCCACAAAACTAGAGTGATAAACCTGTCATCACAATCATCTCTATAATTTCGCCATTCAGAAAAATCCTACATTTGTTTATTCGATGCAGGAATGTCGAAATAAGGATCAAAACGAAAACAATTACAGCAACCCCAAAAAGGCAGAAAAGCATATAGAGGCATTTTAATCAGCGTAAAAACTGAAACTTTATTAAGTGGAGGTTCGATTCACATACCATATTTCTCTTTTCCAGATAAACTAAGCTATTATTACAGCAGTCCGAGCTCAAGAATTAGGATTTGCCGAATAATTCTGGAGGAGAAGATCATCAATATGGGGCAAGATTAAAGAGCCAATTTTGGGGAAAAGTTTCGAAATTTGCAATTTAGGGTCTAAAATTACCTGAATTTTCACTGGGGAGGAGCAGATATTTTACCCTCTCTAGATCGGATCGGAAATGGTGGAAACTACGGAAGCAAGAAAGCTCAGCGGACTGCTCTTACGTACTCGGTAGGGGGAAAAACTTGAAACGACACCGGTTTGGCTGCCGACTAAATTATAGGGTAATTTTAGAACAGGATAATTATATGGATATTGTCGTgtattaatttttcaataagataatattttattattgaatgagtatCACCTCATTC
This is a stretch of genomic DNA from Carya illinoinensis cultivar Pawnee chromosome 3, C.illinoinensisPawnee_v1, whole genome shotgun sequence. It encodes these proteins:
- the LOC122305198 gene encoding actin-related protein 2/3 complex subunit 3: MVYHSSFVDEEGMTKACGCPLLPLKSHIKGPAPASDQDRTDIVDEAITFFRANVFFRNFDIKSSADKLLIYLTLYINVALKRLEGCRTLAEGTKAIINLGLEKVPVPGEPGFPFPGLFPLPQSQKEAELLRNYLKQIREETSGRLLSVAYRPNGTPNKWWLAFAKRKFMNVIAP